The sequence CCGAATTTTCCCGCGCCGAGTACCGCGAAGGGGCAGGGCTTCTTATTGATGAGCCGAGGGGAGCCGTAGAGCTTGATGAGCTTGGCCTGACAATCGATGAGGCTGCGTTCGACAATCACCTCGGCCAGTTCCGAGATCGCGAGCGAGAAGTCGGGGAGGCTGGTTTCCGGTTCGACGATGTGTTTCATGTCGATGCGGAACAGTTCCTGGTCCTTGAAGCGGTTGAGCGCTTCCTTCCTCGCCTCGTCGGTTTTTGCCTTCGCGATGATGCGGTTCAGCTCCTTGCGCAGGGAGGTTTGTGGCTTAATCAGCGGGGCGTCGCGGTAGTCCTTCAACAGCGGCAGTAGGTTGACATGTTGCCGTCTGAGAAAATCTTCCCACAGAAAATCGCTCGCCCCGAGCAGCCTCGCCAGTAGCGGAAAGGTCTTCTTGTCGTTGATGAAGTCCCAGGCCTGTTTTTTTCCAGCCTGCCGCGACCCTTCGAGTATCAGATCGAGGAACTGATCAAAGGACTCCAGGGCCTTTGCTGGATCCGGCGCCCAGGTCAAAGCATGGGTGAACTGTTTGATGAGCACGGCGGTGAGGCGGAGTTGTTCCTGATCGACCGGATCGAGCAGCTTCTGCCCGAAACGATTGCGGACGTAAAAACGGTCATGCAGTTTGCCGTCTTCGATCGCAAACTGCGCCTTGCTGATATAGACGTTGCGCATCGCCAGCGCGTTGGCAAAGGCATACAAAAACGCCGGTGTGTCGTCCGACCGGATGTCCATGATGGTATCGGTCGCGGACTGACTGTTGTCGAACGTGATCTGGACAGTGTGCAGCAGGCCACTGAAGGAACTGCGGCGTTTGCCGAGGTGCTCGACGAGTTGGCGGTTGACCTGTTGCCGTGCCTCGTCGAACTGATTGTCGTCCAGCAGCAGGATCATACGTGAGAGCTGCTCCGTGAGCCGTTTCTGTTCTGCGGCGGTAAACGGTTGTTTCTCTGTCGGACTCACCGTGAAGACGTCGACGATCTTCTTTCTGGTGAGGCCAGGGCGACTCTGTGGTCTGGGGCGTTCGCCGTAGGACGTGCTTGCGCGTGTCGGGCGGGGTGGGTCGCTTTCTGCGGAGGTGAAGATGCGTCCTTCTTCGATGTTCAGGCCGAAGGCGGACAGGAGTCCGCAGATCGTGGCGAATTCGGAAAAGTAGTCGTAGGCGACGATCGTAATCGTCCAGCGTCCGCGGTCGAGCTTGGTAAATCGGACTTCACAGGGATGATCCGGTGTGAGGTGGGCGGCGAGCGCGACATGTGTGGCGATTATGGCAGGGGGAAAGACCGCCAAATAGTCCTGGTCCATCCGTGAGACGAAGTCGTGCAGGATATCGGGTTCCACACCGTGGCAGAGCGGTGTGAGGGTGGCCAGCATCGATTCGCGATCGGTGGTCGCCTGCAGCATGATGCTGTGGAGTATACCCGAAGGTGGTCTCGTTGTACCGGAAGAATTGCGCCAGTATAATGCGGCGCCATGATACGACGCCCCCCTCAGCAGGACGGACCTGATCCGCGTCCAGGTTCCGCTGCGCCCCCTGTGTATCCAGACCCGACCCCTCTCCTGGTCGCATCCGGACTTGAACCTGAGCAGGTGGTGAGGATTCTTGGTCCCTATGGTGTGAGACATGCGGCCGAAGCGGACGCGAATATCCAGAGTATGGCGGGGGAGCCGCACACCCGTCGACTGCTGGCCGCAATTCTCCCTTTGCTGCTGGCGGAAATTGCCCGAACGGCCGATCCCGACCAGGCCCTGAATCATTGGGAGCGTTTGCTCGCGGGGAGTGTCAATCGCTCGTCGTTAATCCAATACCTTCAATCCTCCCCCAGAATGTTGGGCCTGCTGTGCACGATTTTCGGGAACAGCGATTCGCTCGCTTTCGCGCTCATTCGAGATCCCATGCTGATCTACTGGTTGGCGGAGGAGGACGTGTTGACGACGGCCCCGACCAGAGCAGGCATGGTGGCGGCGCTTCGCCAGAGTCTCGGTTCGCTCAAAGCCATGGAATTGAAGTTGGATGTCTTGCGGCGCGTCCGACGTCGCGAAATGTTACGGGTCGGCGTGCGCGATTTGCTGCGCCTGGCCACGGTGGAGGAAACGACCGCGTCCTTGTCGGACCTCGCCTCCGTCCTCATTCATGCCGCCTATGAAATCGTCGATAAGGCCCTCAAGGCGCTGCACGGCACGCCCATGCATCAGCTCGCGGACGGCACCTGGGTGGAGACGGAGTTTGTTGTGATCGGCATGGGCAAGCTCGGCGCCCATGAACTGAATTACAGTTCCGATGTGGATCTCATCTATGTCTACGGCTCCGCTGAAGGAGAGACGCGAAAGGCGAAGGGCAGCCGTCAGGCGAGGGTCGAGGCCGTCTCGAACGAAGAATACTTTGAGATGCTGGCTCGTTCCTTGACGAAGGCGTTGGCCGAGCAGACGAGAGAGGGTGCCGTGTTTCGGGTGGATCTGCGGCTCCGCGCGGAAGGCACTGTGGGACAACTGGCGCGGTCGGTAGAGGCCTATGCGAAGTACTACGCGCAGCGCGGGCAGGTGTGGGAGCGGCTGGCACTGCTGAAGGCGTGGCCGGTCGCCGGTTCCCCTGCGGTCGGGCAGGCCTTTGTCCAGATGGCGGAAGGTTTCGTCTTTCAGCCTGATCCCCGTCCTCTGACACGAGAACGTGCGCTTGCCGTCATTCGTGAGGTCCGAGCCGTGAAGGAGATGATCGATGAAAAGATCGCCATGCGTGGACATCAGCACCGGAACGTGAAGTTGGGGACCGGGGGCATTCGGGAGATTGAATTTCTGGTCCAGACGATTCAGGTGTTGGTCGGCCGGTCGGTCCCAGGGATTCTCGACCGTAAAACCGTGGGGGCGCTGCGCCGCTTTTGCCGGCACCGATTCGTCAACGAGGGTGACGAGCAGCGGCTGACTGAGGCCTATTGGTTTCTACGGGATGTCGAACACAAATTGCAGATGATGCATGACTTGCAGACACACGCACTTCCCGATAGTAGCGAGGAGTTGCAGCGTTGTGCGATTCGAATGGGGTATCAGGCGGAGTCGCGTCAGGCGGCGCTGGAGCAATTTCTGGCAGATCGGCAGCGGCACACGGCAGTGGTGCACCACACCTTCCGATTATTCTTCTACCACCCCGAAACGTCGGATTTGTTGGCTGCGGTGGTGGCTGCGGCGGAAGGCCACTCCCGTCGCAGCACGTCTCGGCTCGAAAAAGAGACCGGTCCGGCGGGGCCACCGCCGGACCGGTCTTCGACAGCGAAGAAGAAACGGAAACCTTAGTACATCCCTTCCATGCCGTGGTTGTGACCAGCATGGCCACCGGCAGGCTCTTTCTTCTCTTCCGGCAACTCCGTGATCATGACTTCGGTCGTCAGCATCAAGCCCGCGACGCTGGCGGCGTTCTGCAAGGCGCAGCGCGACACCTTGGTCGGATCGATGATGCCGGTCTTGATCATGTCCACGTATTCGTCGGTAGCGGCGTTGTAGCCGCCGTTCGGGTTCTTGTCCTCACGGACGCGGCCGACCACCACGGAACCTTCGGCTCCCGCGTTGGCAGCAATCTGACGAACCGGCTCCTCGAGCGAGCGGCGCACGATATCCACGCCGACTTTCTGCTCCAAAGGCAGGTCCTTCAGGGAATCCAAGCCCTTGAGGCAGCGCAGATAGGCCGTGCCTCCGCCGGGAACGATGCCTTCCTCGACGGCCGCCTTGGTGGCGTGCAACGCGTCTTCCACGCGCGCCTTCTTTTCCTTCATTTCGGTCTCGGTCGCGGCGCCGACGTTGATGACGGCCACACCGCCGACGATCTTCGCCAACCGCTCCTGCAACTTCTCGCGATCGTAATCCGAGGTGGTTTCTTCGATCTGGGCCTTGATCTGCTTCACGCGGCCTTCGATCTTCTTCGGATCACCATGACCTTCGACGATCGTGGTGTTGTCCTTGTCGATCGTGACGCGCTTGGCGCGGCCGAGGTCCGTGAGCTTGACGTTTTCCAGCTTCAAGCCGAGGTCCTCAGAGATGACCTGGCCGCCGGTGAGGATCGCGATGTCCTCCAGCATGGCCTTGCGGCGATCGCCGAAACCAGGGGCTTTCACGGCCGACACATTGAGGGTCCCGCGGAGCTTGTTGACCACGAGGGTCGCAAGCGCTTCGCCTTCGACTTCTTCAGCAATGATGATGAGCGGCTTGCCCAGCTTGGCCACCTGCTCGAGGACCGGGAGCAGGTCCTTCATGCTGCTGACTTTCTTTTCGTTGATGAGGATGAGCGGCTCGTCCATGACCGCTTCCATCCGCTCGGCGTTGGTCACGAAGTAGGGAGAGATGTAGCCGCGATCGAACTGCATACCCTCAACGACGTCCAACGAGGTGGTCATCGACTTGGCTTCTTCCACCGTGATGACGCCATCCTTGCCGACCTTTTCCATCGCTTCTGCGATGAGGTCGCCGATGGTCTTGTCGTTGTTGGCGGAGATGGTGCCGACCTGGGAGATCTCGGTCTTGTTCTGGCAGGGCTTGCTGAGCTTCTTCAGCTCGCCGATCACGACTTCCACGGCCTTGTTGATGCCGCGCTGGATTTCCATCGGGTTGGCACCGGCGGTGATGTTCTTGACGCCTTCCCGATAGATCGCCTGGGCCAACACTGTGGCGGTGGTGGTTCCGTCACCGGCCGTGTCGCTGGTCTTGCTGGCGACTTCGCGAACCAGCTGGGCGCCCATGTTCTCGTACGGATTCTTCAACTCGACTTCCTTCGCCACGGTCACGCCGTCCTTGGTGATCGTCGGGGCGCCGAACTTCTTGTCCAAAATCGCATTCCGGCCCTTGGGGCCGAGCGTCGCCTTCACGGCATCGGCGAGCTGGTTCACCCCTCTCAGGATGGCTGCCCGCGCCGCTTCGCTATACAACAATTGCTTTGCCATAGTCGTCCTCCGTTAGTCGTCAGATGATCGTGTTAGTCGGGTGAGTAGGAATTAGTGGGTGAAGATGCCCAGGATGTCCTCTTCCTTGAGGATCAGGCACTCTTCGTCTTCGATCCGCAGCTTGCTGCCGGAATACTTGTCGAACAAGACCTGGTCGCCGACCTTGATGTTCTCGACCTTCTTGCCGATTGCCTGCACGATACCCCGTTGCGGCTTTTCCTTCGCGGAGTCAGGAACATAGATCCCGCCGGCGGTGCGTTCCATTTCCTCGGTGTAGGTGACGAACAGACGA comes from Nitrospira defluvii and encodes:
- the groL gene encoding chaperonin GroEL (60 kDa chaperone family; promotes refolding of misfolded polypeptides especially under stressful conditions; forms two stacked rings of heptamers to form a barrel-shaped 14mer; ends can be capped by GroES; misfolded proteins enter the barrel where they are refolded when GroES binds); amino-acid sequence: MAKQLLYSEAARAAILRGVNQLADAVKATLGPKGRNAILDKKFGAPTITKDGVTVAKEVELKNPYENMGAQLVREVASKTSDTAGDGTTTATVLAQAIYREGVKNITAGANPMEIQRGINKAVEVVIGELKKLSKPCQNKTEISQVGTISANNDKTIGDLIAEAMEKVGKDGVITVEEAKSMTTSLDVVEGMQFDRGYISPYFVTNAERMEAVMDEPLILINEKKVSSMKDLLPVLEQVAKLGKPLIIIAEEVEGEALATLVVNKLRGTLNVSAVKAPGFGDRRKAMLEDIAILTGGQVISEDLGLKLENVKLTDLGRAKRVTIDKDNTTIVEGHGDPKKIEGRVKQIKAQIEETTSDYDREKLQERLAKIVGGVAVINVGAATETEMKEKKARVEDALHATKAAVEEGIVPGGGTAYLRCLKGLDSLKDLPLEQKVGVDIVRRSLEEPVRQIAANAGAEGSVVVGRVREDKNPNGGYNAATDEYVDMIKTGIIDPTKVSRCALQNAASVAGLMLTTEVMITELPEEKKEPAGGHAGHNHGMEGMY
- a CDS encoding co-chaperone GroES, whose amino-acid sequence is MATESKEKKSTAAKNFQPLGDRLFVTYTEEMERTAGGIYVPDSAKEKPQRGIVQAIGKKVENIKVGDQVLFDKYSGSKLRIEDEECLILKEEDILGIFTH